ATCTGGGGAAGGAGGCACATTATGGCTAGAATGCAAGATAAGTATCTCAACGAAGTCGTACCGGCTTTGAAAGAGAAATTTCAGTATAAAAATGTAATGGAAGTTCCTAAACTGGAAAAGGTTGTAATCAACATGGGTTTAGGGGACTGTAAAGATAATTCAAAGGCTCTGGAAGCTGCGGTTATTGACTTAGGCATCATCGCCGGCCAGAGACCGATCGTTACCAAGGCTAAAAAGTCAGTTGCAAACTTTAAGGTAAGAGAAGGACAGAATGTCGGCGCTAAAGTGACCTTAAGAAGCGACAGAATGTACGAATTCTGCGACAAGCTGTTTAACATCGCTCTCCCTCGCGTAAGAGACTTCAGAGGTTTATCCAACAAGTCTTTTGACGGCAGAGGCAACTACGCATTCGGTATCAAGGAACAGTTAATCTTCCCTGAAATTGACTACGATAAAGTAGAACAGATCAGAGGGATGGACATTATGTTCGTAACCACGGCTAAAACTGACGAGGAAGCGCACGAACTGTTAAGCTTACTCGGCTTACCGTATGCTAAATAAGGAGGCTCGTTACAATGGCTAAAAAAGCAATGAAAGAAAAACAGCAGAAAAAACAAAAATATTCGTCACGTGAATACAACCGTTGTCGGATTTGCGGGAGACCACATGCTTACTTAAGAAAGTTTGGTATCTGCAGAATTTGTTTTAGAGAATTGGCTTATAAGGGAGAAATTCCTGGTGTTCGTAAAGCCAGCTGGTAAGTACGGCTTACACAAACGAAAAGGAGGCACTAAGCATGACAATGACTGATCCAATTGCAGATATGCTGACAAGAATCAGAAATGCAAACAATGCAGGTCACAAAACTGTAGAAATGCCGGCTTCC
The DNA window shown above is from Eubacterium limosum and carries:
- a CDS encoding type Z 30S ribosomal protein S14 is translated as MAKKAMKEKQQKKQKYSSREYNRCRICGRPHAYLRKFGICRICFRELAYKGEIPGVRKASW
- the rplE gene encoding 50S ribosomal protein L5 → MARMQDKYLNEVVPALKEKFQYKNVMEVPKLEKVVINMGLGDCKDNSKALEAAVIDLGIIAGQRPIVTKAKKSVANFKVREGQNVGAKVTLRSDRMYEFCDKLFNIALPRVRDFRGLSNKSFDGRGNYAFGIKEQLIFPEIDYDKVEQIRGMDIMFVTTAKTDEEAHELLSLLGLPYAK